In the genome of Ziziphus jujuba cultivar Dongzao chromosome 10, ASM3175591v1, the window TTACCAAAACTATATGTATACTAGCAAACATTGTATATAacattcagaaaaaaaaaattatatatatatgtatacatataatttttctgtatatttttattgatgtaATATGTTGCATAATGATATAACATCGAAACATGTTGCGGAGCATATCCTAAATAATCCTGAACAAACCACACAAAAATGCTATgtatttttatgataaattgtaatttactgtccttatttattataaaattttgcaatttgtttccATCATATTCATCTGTAAAAATTGAATAActgaattaaaataataaaaaaataataattgagaaggcaatatgtttttttttttttttgcattttggaaaaaaatgaaagcatATAATAGTTTAGTAAACCTACCTCCATATATTTAATCGTTATCTTTTATATAGATCAAATTGAgacattttttaaagtaaaagaaaatttcattttagattCTTTTATtctatcataattatatttagattttatactaatgaaaaaaaaaatcataaattgttttttagtttttatatttatcaaaataaattcatttatcATTTTTCACCATTTAATTGCcgaaatgatattaaaaaataatattttaaaattaaataatattgttaaaatacaattatagctttaatctattaaaattaataaaaactaactGATTATgggttaataatgatttttttttaaaagtgtgagataaaaatataactaagGCAAACCTAAAAAGTCTTAataaaatctttcttttaaaataaaccaataaaaaaatataaagtgtgatttttattattaatttaaactaTGTCCAATTATATACAAATGGCCTTTATTAATTTAAGAATACCGTAAACATTGATTGTTACAATCGGTTATTGGAAATGCCTACTATTTGTTTAGCATTTTTCTTTACACCTTCCTAGCATCGAGGTGCCCCCCACcaaaaaccaaccaaaaaaaaaaaaaaaaagagcaagatTGTTTCAATATTGCTGCATAAACTTCATTTTCTTGTTATACAATTCGAAgttcaaattttcaatatttcgatataaaaaaccaaaagcccTACAACTAAGCCCTACAACTCGTGTTTTTATGAACCAAATAGCTAGCTAGCACTGGGAGTATGGCATGGGTTACTTCAGCGCCGTAGCGCTTGGTACTCGAACATTGGCTTGGGGCATTTTCTTTATCCCTTCTTACTCTGAAAAAGCAGGGGTACTTTGCGTCCTTGAACCGATAACCATCTTTCGGCTAATCTAGCCTCCTCTGTCTCTCGGGACCAACAAGTGGTAGTACAGGAATATTCATCTATTGTGCATCGACTACGCCTTTCGATCAAATTCTCTGCCCATTAtaagaaaaaagtatatataatttttttataaaaatattataaataatttaaaatggtTTTGAATATTCATTTATgctcttttcatatatatacatatataattttgatattatatgaatataattCTCAATTTCTCATCTTATGTTCGATGCCTAATTATATTGCAAGTTtctaaaattgttatttgtCTTGTAAAAATTTTAGTATCAAAGTATCAATTAAAATAACACTTTCAACATTTGGtatgtcaaatatattttttttatattctaagtgagaaacataaatattatattttcaacaaaataatactatatatatgttttgagaATGTAATTGATGAAtactatttataaaaaaaaaaaaagaagaagaagagaaaatggaTGAGAATACTAACTATAAgttaaaaagtaaaagtaaaataCCGACAAATAAAATACACTCTAAAtagatttagaaaataaaatcacaacattaacagctatatatatagatatataaaatatataaatgatataaaaacTTGGAATCAAATTTTGCTAGTGCTACAGTTGGACTTATTAGTTTCGATAAAGTCAGAGACcgaaattataattataaatattgatgaaataattcattttgttatatatataataatgtaaatTATGTAATACGTATTTGAAGCCTGAAGAATTTGGCGGGTAGATTCCAATAAAGTAGGAAATGTTCCCGCCAAATTTgtattattggttttttttggcTGGGCGTCATATAATGTTTTTTGTAATACACAGAATCTGTTTTACTCTTTAACACTATTCCTCTTCCCTCTTGCGTACCCACTTCGCCTTCTAACCCCTAATCTCCGAGTTCACTCACTATTTCACTCGCtctatttatcatttattattattattattattattttttaatatatttcattcgtatttaataattaaatatgattttacccatatatatgtatttacgactaaaataacttctttttttttaattatttcgtgTCTATAATTTTTGTTGCGATAGAACCGCGTACACCAATTTATTTTCCAACGTTTTGGGTTATCAACTCATTTGTTAttatcataaacaaaaaaaaaaactcaattgttattatcattaaaaaaatcatttcatatTCGTTTTATTGGGTTATTTATGCtcaattattcatatatttaagttGTATTGAAATTATTAACTATGAGGAGTTGATTTACCATCAAATTCCAATTTTACATGTGAACATGATAGATGTTCACattgataatataaaataatattaaatttaaattgtttataatattggatttaaaatatataagttatttattcataaaaaatgtgATTTCTTCCCCAATTATAATAACCTATTTCAATTTTGATGTACAAATTATTGTGACCAAAGAAAAACTACATAATTTAATTATGACCAGAAAAAACTACATGATTTATTTATCTATGGAATAATATCTCTATGCCATacttgaattttattttctgatagttctaaatcttttaaattatcaagaagaggtttaatttttaatattttgttcgaCTGTTATTGTAAAACATTTATACTTTCTTaacagataaataaatttaggattttttttttttttttgctttaatatttctactCATCTATAAAAAGAGTGATATTTTATATACCctatacatacacatacatacatattcacactataaaatcttaattttttcttcagagtttttattttttttaatataatatgtatcTTAATTAGAATGATTGAAGAGAATGATAATTGAGAGATATACACAATTTCTACATAAAAATAtacgtgggaaaaaaaaattaaatatcaaatacaaaATGGGTGGTGACTCGGTCGAGTTGAAAACGTGAACCAGGCGAACTGAGTTCCGAGTTAGAAAAAGTAGCAAATTTAACACGGTAGAAGAGTGTGGAGAGgctgttctctctctctctctctctctctctctctctctctatctctttctttttctcaggAACCTCTTCAATGGCGGTTATGAAACCCTAACCGGATACAATTTCATCGCAAACATCCTCGTATCGTATCCCTTACTCTCTCTATACCAAGGCAAAGAGTTTCCAAAATCTGTTCGATTATCCGGGAAAAGCAATCTCTACAATTTTCCACTAGATGTAAATGGTCGTGGCGTTTTTGTCATTTTGTCGCAATGATTTTTAAGGATCCGCAGGAAAAGAAAACCTAGAATTTTGCGGCACTTTGGAATGAAGCATCGGATTGCTTTCTCTAGGCTTTTCATCGACGGGATATATTTTTCGAAACCCTAGTGGGGGATAGTTTTGAAGTGGGTTTTTGGGTTTAGGACCCGATTCGATTCCGCTTAAATGGAGGCGCCGGTAGTTAGATCGAGAGGCCGGCCGAGGAAACGGAGGATTAACGAGGATGCAAATGGTGCCGATGGTGGAAAAGCAGGACCCGAAGCCAAGAAACGGGTTGTGGAAATGGTACCCATTTCTTTGTTGAATCGATTCGTGCTGAAAGAGTTCAAAAGCAATGGAATTTTTATCGGGAAAGTTGTATACTATGCCGATGGATTCTATAGAGTTGTTTACGAGgatggtgattatgaagatttAGATAGCCGTGAGGTTAAGGGGATACTTTTGGGAGAGAATTACTTCGACGATGATCTGAGGAGTAGAAGCAAGAAATTAGAGGATTTAGTGATGAGAATTAGTGTAAATGGATCGCAAAATAAGGTTTTGGAATCAACTAAGGAGGTTAATGGGGTTGAATCTTCAACATTGAGTGAGTTGAGTGGTGGACCAACAGTTGAAAATGATGAGGCACATGGTGAAtatgatgatgacgatgatgctGATTCATCTGGTGACTCTTGCGAGTATGCAAGAGATGAGGACTTGGGTTTTGAAGCTGAGGCGCCATCGATCCCTCCACCGCCGCAATTGCCACCATCTTCGGGAACCATAGGTGTCCCTGAAGAGTATGTTTCACATTTGTTCTCTGTTTATGGTTTCTTGCGTTCATTTAGCATCTGCTTGTTCTTAAGTCCGTTTACTTTGGATGATTTCGTGGGCTCACTTAATTGTCGTGCACCGAACACATTATTGGATGCCATTCATGTTGCTTTACTGCGTTCCTTGAGGCGGCATCTTGAAACACTCTCTTCAGATGGCTTCGAACTTGCTTCAAATTGTTTGAGGTACTTCCACTGCTTTCATACAACTATTTTATTCCTTTTAGttataattaacttaaatttaaTCTATACATTCAAGTGTGAACGATTTCATTGTGAAGTTCAATATTTGCATAAGCATATATAAATGCATAAAGTTGTTTTCTTTACAATttcgataactaaaatttttggGCTTCTTTTACAATTTCTCCACAGGTGCACCGATTGGAGCTTGCTTGATACATTGACTTGGCCTGTTTACTTGATCCAGTATCTAACAGTTATGGGATACACGAAGGGACCTCAGTGGAAAGGATTTTATGATGAGGTTTTGGACAAGGAATATTATCTTTTATCCACTGCTAGGAAGTTAATAATTTTGCAACTCCTTTGTGATGATGTCTTAGACTCTGCAGAGCTAAGAGCTGAAATTGACATGCGGGAAGAATCAGAAGTTGGAATAGATTATGATGCAGAGGCATCTAATGCCTCTGAAAATGGGCCAAGAAGGGTTCATCCCCGATATTCAAAAACTTCTGCTTGCAAGGACAGAGAAGCTTTGGAAATTATTGCAGATAAACACGAGAGAAAATCAACTAAAGGGGACATAGATTCTACTAATATGGATGTTGATCGAAATAGTGATGAATGCCGGCTTTGTGCCATGGATGGGACCTTGCTTTGCTGTGATGGGTGCCCATCAGCATATCATACAAGGTGTATAGGTGTGATGAAAATGTCTATACCAGAAGGGTCATGGTATTGTCCAGAGTGCACAATTAATAAGATAGGGCCAACTATTACAATTGGAACATCACTTAAGGGAGCAGAGATATTCAGTATTGACTCATATGGTCAAATCTTTGTGGGTACTTGTGACCACTTACTGGTGTATGTTTTCAGCACTCTGTTTCGACCTCATTCTATATCTCTTTTACTtgcatttttttccctttaatctTTGTACTTCTTTCTGTTTGTGCTGGACACTTTTCGTTTAGCCTTTTCTAACATGTGTTATGTAAACTGTATCTTTTATCTTCCAATCCTGCCTTAGACATGAacctgtatttatttatttttattttttttattttttttttctgtcttcGTTGCTCAAGTTGTCTCCTAACTTGTTGGGATCCCACTAAGCAGTTCATCTGCATGTATGTAAtctcttaatattattattgcagGCTTAAGGGTTCTACCATTGCAGAACCATGTCTTAGATATTATAATCAGAACGACATTCCAAAAGTTCTGCAAGTGCTTTGTTCCACTTCACAACATGCAGATTTATATTTCGAGGTGTGCCAGGCAATTTTGCGACATTGGGATATTCCTGGAAGTGTCTTATCTCTTCCAGATATGACTGAAAGTGATAAAAAGTCGGCAGTAATAAAGGAAGATGCAAACTTTCCTGCCCTTTCACTTCCTTCTCTCAATCCTGGTTCTCCGAGCAATGGTGACACAAAACAACAGCAGTGCATGCTAAATATGAAGCTACCTGAGGGGAACATGTCAACAAGTTCAGCTAGTCAGCAGGCTGATCGGGCTGCCTCTTCCCACCGAAGTTACGTGAACATGTCAAGTGCAGTAGGCATTACAGCATACACCTCAAATGGTAATAATAGTTGTATTGGGCATGCTAATGTTAAGCGTTATCCAGTGACTCTATCTTCTCTTGGCAAGGAAGCCAATCATGTAACTTCTGGAAAGGGTGACAGCACTTCACTTGGTGATTTTGTTTACATGGGATCTCTCTATAAACCCCAGGCGTACCTAAATCACTATATGCATGGAGACTTCGCTGCATCTGCTGCTGCCAAATTGGCTGTTCTTTTATCAGAGGAAACTCGGCCTTCAGAGGCTCATGCTTCAGACAATCACAGAAAAGTTACATCCACAAACAATTTGCAAGCAAAAGCATTCTCATTAACAGCCTCACGTTTCTTCTGGCCAAGTTCTGAAAAGAAGCTTATTGAGGTTCCAAGGGAGAGATGCGGTTGGTGTCTTTCTTGTAAGGCTGCTGTTTCAAGTAAGAGAGGATGCATGTTAAATCATGCTGCCTTGAGTGCCACTAAAGGTGCTATGAGGATCCTTGCCAACCTTCGTCCCATAAAGAGTGGAGAGGGGAGCGTTGCAAGCATTGCaatgtatattttatacatGGAAGAGAGCTTATGTGGTTTAGTGATTGGTCCCTTTCTGAGTGCAAATTATAGGAAAGAGTGGC includes:
- the LOC107410599 gene encoding DDT domain-containing protein PTM — its product is MEAPVVRSRGRPRKRRINEDANGADGGKAGPEAKKRVVEMVPISLLNRFVLKEFKSNGIFIGKVVYYADGFYRVVYEDGDYEDLDSREVKGILLGENYFDDDLRSRSKKLEDLVMRISVNGSQNKVLESTKEVNGVESSTLSELSGGPTVENDEAHGEYDDDDDADSSGDSCEYARDEDLGFEAEAPSIPPPPQLPPSSGTIGVPEEYVSHLFSVYGFLRSFSICLFLSPFTLDDFVGSLNCRAPNTLLDAIHVALLRSLRRHLETLSSDGFELASNCLRCTDWSLLDTLTWPVYLIQYLTVMGYTKGPQWKGFYDEVLDKEYYLLSTARKLIILQLLCDDVLDSAELRAEIDMREESEVGIDYDAEASNASENGPRRVHPRYSKTSACKDREALEIIADKHERKSTKGDIDSTNMDVDRNSDECRLCAMDGTLLCCDGCPSAYHTRCIGVMKMSIPEGSWYCPECTINKIGPTITIGTSLKGAEIFSIDSYGQIFVGTCDHLLVLKGSTIAEPCLRYYNQNDIPKVLQVLCSTSQHADLYFEVCQAILRHWDIPGSVLSLPDMTESDKKSAVIKEDANFPALSLPSLNPGSPSNGDTKQQQCMLNMKLPEGNMSTSSASQQADRAASSHRSYVNMSSAVGITAYTSNGNNSCIGHANVKRYPVTLSSLGKEANHVTSGKGDSTSLGDFVYMGSLYKPQAYLNHYMHGDFAASAAAKLAVLLSEETRPSEAHASDNHRKVTSTNNLQAKAFSLTASRFFWPSSEKKLIEVPRERCGWCLSCKAAVSSKRGCMLNHAALSATKGAMRILANLRPIKSGEGSVASIAMYILYMEESLCGLVIGPFLSANYRKEWRKRVEQASTISDVKALLLELEENIRTIAVSGDWTKLVDDWLVESSVMQSATCAVGTTQKRAPNGRRNRKQSAICEVTADGRADKSFVWWQGGKQTKLIFQKAILPHIMVKRAARQGGWRKIAGLYYTDGSEIPKRSRQLVWRAAVEMSKNASQLSLQVRYLDFHVRWGDLVRPEQNLSDAKSLETEASAFRNASICYKKIVENKIIYGIAFGSQKHLPSRVMKNIIEIEQDQDGKDKFWFPETRIPLYLIKEYEGGLSKAVFPSMNEPSNLFLKLQKKRLKGRHKDTFFYLQCKRDNMDMHSCCSCQMVVIHRHAVTCYACQGFSHRDCAISSAISTNEEVEFVILCKRCYNAKALAQNEIRNESPTTPLNLPMQEYRNLVTVTKGSISNHRAQDTHETKQITSDPSLSTKSRRRTCSWGIIWKKKNSKDTGTNFRQNNILLSGGANVHRLEPVCHLCRKPYRSDLMYVCCETCKNWYHAEAVELAESQIFDVVGFKCCRCRRIRSPVCPYKATEDKKSCITLLKQESYVADSDFGTIFDSKKCELITPIVPMEDVSKQNGDPLLFPLSRVELVTEPNSEVDIELDTADPAPRKLPIRRHMKREEDFDTFSGSNVSSADLSANNDSENPLKPAEDVLTANLQWDASVDGLESGVMLDDENLEYENDEFEPQTLFTFSELLGVDASEDGFFEQYNIGTCNVQSEPIMSEETAVDMAKCQMCALEKPAPDLFCENCGLWTHSQCLPPIEQSSWDGSWKCNNCREWR